In Carya illinoinensis cultivar Pawnee chromosome 10, C.illinoinensisPawnee_v1, whole genome shotgun sequence, one DNA window encodes the following:
- the LOC122279250 gene encoding protein FAR-RED IMPAIRED RESPONSE 1-like isoform X5: MGIDLEQPSGELHKEDNRPNVNVSMVDGRNEGYDRDSSITPNAAGNDKENTGPNVNGRISDSRKKGHAGEGINLDSFKILEPHDAMEFESKEEAFSFYKDYAKSVGFAAIIKASRRSRISGKFIDAKFACTRYGSKRERKTDESVEPVLNVDSTINVPGKRRRGRINLSWTKTDCKACMHVKRRQDGRWIICSIIKEHNHEIFPDQAYYFRGHRNLDLDCSNVDALHAIRARTKKMYVTKSRESGGYKKIDKQKGGVTKQLDSGKHLALEEGDAKLLLDHFMNMQDENPNFFYAIDLNEEQRLRNVFWVDAKSRLDYGSFGDVVFFDTTNIKNENKLPLAPFVGVNHHFQFLLLGSALLSEETKSTYVWLMHVWLRSMGGHAPRVILTDQDKALKEAIAEVFPDTRHCYCLWHILSKIHEKLSYVIRQHENFMSKFNKCIFKSWTNEQFERRWEKMVERFNLRNDIWFQQLYEDRQQWVPTYMKDVCLAGMSTAQRLESINFFFDKYMPRKTTLKEFLEQYKAILREKCEEEAKADFETWHKQPGLKSPSPFGKQLATLYTHAIFKKFQNEVLGVVACHPRKESEDGATKTFRVQDFEENQDFIVVWNEITSDVSCLCHLFEFNGFLCRHIMIVLQMSGVHRIPSQYILKRWTKDAKNRETTGEGSAIVESRVQRYNDLCRRAFKLGDEGSLSQESYNIALNALEEALRKCECVNNSIQSETVPSPQSTQGPQCLGEVNRGNTTSKTNKKNSASKKRQVHSEPQVISIGAHDSWQQMGHSDIQAPALDCSYESQESMQGMEQFTSRAAALEGYFGTQQIMQGMGQLNPVGPSRGDYYSNQHNMQGLLHFRPPTTTTCFDVQDGLQDMDQSNVGPTQLHGMAPKHIYPKHFSQ, from the exons ATGGGGATAGATCTTGAGCAGCCTTCGGGGGAATTACACAAGGAAGACAATAGGCCTAACGTGAATGTTAGTATGGTAGATGGTAGAAATGAAGGCTATGACAGAGATAGTTCAATCACTCCAAATGCTGCTGGAAATGATAAGGAAAATACAGGACCAAATGTAAATGGAAGAATATCAGATAGTAGAAAGAAGGGGCATGCTGGAGAGGGAATAAACTTggattctttcaaaattttagaGCCTCATGATGCAATGGAATTTGAATCAAAGGAGGAAGCTTTTTCATTCTATAAAGACTATGCGAAGTCTGTGGGATTTGCTGCTATAATAAAGGCCAGCCGTCGATCCAGGATATCTGGAAAATTTATTGATGCAAAATTTGCATGTACTAGATATGGAAGCAAGCGAGAACGTAAAACAGATGAAAGTGTGGAACCTGTTTTAAATGTAGACAGCACAATAAACGTTCCTGGAAAAAGAAGACGAGGTAGGATTAATCTATCTTGGACAAAAACAGATTGCAAGGCCTGCATGCATGTTAAGAGAAGGCAAGATGGTAGATGGATTATATGTAGTATCATAAAGGAGCATAACCATGAAATTTTCCCAGACCAAGCCTATTACTTTCGGGGTCATAGGAATTTAGATCTAGATTGTAGTAATGTTGATGCATTGCATGCCATCCGGGCGAGAACAAAAAAGATGTATGTTACAAAGTCGAGAGAATCTGGTGGCTATAAGAAAATTGACAAGCAGAAAGGTGGCGTCACCAAGCAATTAGATAGCGGAAAGCATTTGGCTTTAGAAGAAGGAGATGCCAAACTTTTGCTCGACCATTTCATGAATATGCAAGATGAGAATCCTAACTTTTTTTATGCAATAGATCTAAATGAAGAGCAGCGTCTAAGAAATGTTTTTTGGGTTGATGCCAAAAGCAGGCTTGATTACGGCAGTTTTGGTGATGTAGTCTTTTTTGACACCACAAATATTAAGAATGAGAATAAATTGCCGCTGGCTCCCTTTGTTGGTGTGAATCATCATTTTCAGTTCCTATTGCTTGGATCTGCATTATTGTCTGAAGAAACTAAATCAACATATGTTTGGTTAATGCATGTTTGGCTTAGATCAATGGGTGGACATGCTCCTAGAGTGATACTGACTGACCAGGACAAAGCTCTGAAAGAAGCTATTGCAGAGGTCTTTCCTGATACTCGTCATTGTTATTGTTTATGGCACATACTTAGCAAAATTCATGAGAAGCTCAGTTATGTAATTAGGCAACATGAGAATTTTATGTCTAAATTTAACAAATGCATTTTTAAGTCCTGGACTAATGAACAGTTTGAAAGGAGATGGGAAAAAATGGTTGAGAGATTCAACTTAAGAAATGACATCTGGTTCCAGCAACTGTATGAAGATCGTCAACAGTGGGTACCTACATATATGAAGGACGTTTGTTTGGCTGGGATGTCTACAGCCCAACGTTTGGAAAGTATAAACTTTTTCTTTGACAAATACATGCCAAGGAAAACTACATTGAAGGAGTTCTTAGAACAGTATAAAGCAATTCTAAGAGAGAAATGTGAAGAGGAAGCAAAAGCAGATTTTGAAACTTGGCATAAACAGCCAGGGTTGAAATCTCCATCACCTTTTGGAAAACAGTTGGCAACTTTATACACACATGCGATATTTAAGAAGTTCCAAAATGAGGTTTTGGGAGTAGTTGCTTGTCatccaagaaaagaaagtgaagaTGGAGCAACCAAAACCTTTAGGGTTCAAGATTTTGAAGAGAATCAAGATTTTATTGTGGTGTGGAATGAAATAACTTCAGATGTATCTTGTTTATGCCACTTGTTTGAATTCAACGGTTTCCTTTGTAGGCATATAATGATTGTTCTCCAAATGTCTGGTGTGCACAGAATTCCATCTCAGTATATATTGAAACGCTGGACAAAGGATGCAAAGAATAGAGAAACAACGGGAGAAGGTTCAGCTATTGTTGAGTCTAGAGTTCAACGCTACAATGACCTATGTCGACGGGCCTTTAAGTTGGGTGATGAAGGGTCTTTATCTCAAGAGAGTTACAATATTGCATTGAATGCACTAGAAGAAGCTTTGAGAAAGTGTGAGTGTGTAAATAACTCAATTCAGAGTGAAACAGTACCAAGCCCACAATCAACTCAAGGTCCTCAATGCCTTGGAGAGGTGAACCGAGGTAACACGACTAGcaagacaaataaaaaaaatagtgcatCTAAAAAACGACAG GTACATTCAGAGCCACAGGTCATATCAATTGGGGCCCATGACAGCTGGCAACAAATG GGACACTCAGATATACAAGCACCAGCCCTTGATTGTTCTTATGAATCACAAGAGAGCATGCAAGGGATG GAACAATTCACCTCAAGAGCTGCAGCACTTGAGGGCTATTTTGGTACTCAGCAAATCATGCAAGGAATG GGACAATTAAACCCTGTAGGCCCAAGCCGTGGTGACTATTATAGCAATCAACATAACATGCAAGGGCTG TTGCATTTCAGACCGCCGACCACTACAACTTGTTTTGACGTGCAGGATGGTTTGCAAGATATG GACCAGTCAAATGTGGGACCCACACAACTGCATGGCATGGCACCAAAACACATTTATCCGAAACACTTCTCTCAATAG